In Fusarium musae strain F31 chromosome 7, whole genome shotgun sequence, a single window of DNA contains:
- a CDS encoding hypothetical protein (EggNog:ENOG41), whose product MSPLSRRAKQAGLLFLIASSWAPLAATLNIEYCASYNTGETPRNTSIYQTNGLCHDFCIDDWAYAITQDKLCWCSNYAPVKSTQVDDSKCDIPCPAWPDEVCGGDGVYGYVSLGNVEPSGSRGPSPSSTKTEDETSATSTAEDESTTSSSRTSVVQTVTAGGTIRTVTVAAPTETGGTTASENTNDSTTEKSGLGTGQVVGIVVGVIAAVIGAAALVLFLWFRRKKQQNEQEAYQDDPSVRDSSSGIARPDMSMAGSPIASAAAGSRNSTLQVDPRMDPFKQGLYVRSASHESINTLRDDHDYSRRIQAPKVLRATNPDPTPEP is encoded by the exons ATGTCCCCTCTTTCCAGACGTGCCAAACAGGCAGGCTTGCTCTTCTTAATAGCATCATCATGGGCGCCTCTAGCTGCTACTCTAAACATCGAATATTGTGCTAGCTACAATACTGGCGAGACCCCCAGGA ATACGAGCATCTATCAGACAAATGGCCTCTGCCATGATTTCTGTATCGATGACTGGGCGTACGCTATCACTCAAGACAAGCTATGTTGGTGTTCGAATTACGCACCGGTCAAGTCAACCCAAGTGGACGACTCCAAGTGCGATATTCCTTGCCCAGCATGGCCTGACGAAGTCTGCGGTGGTGACGGAGTATACGGATATGTGTCTCTAGGCAACGTCGAGCCTTCCGGCTCAAGGGGCCCTTCCCCCTCATCAACCAAA ACCGAGGACGAAACCTCAGCTACGAGCAcagctgaggatgagtcAACTACATCTAGTTCGCGCACCTCTGTCGTCCAGACTGTCACTGCTGGGGGTACTATCAGGACCGTCACTGTGGCAGCCCCGACGGAGACTGGTGGAACGACCGCAAGCGAAAACACCAATGACTCAACTACCGAGAAGAGTGGACTAGGCACCGGCCAAGTTGTCGGTATCGTGGTAGGCGTGATTGCGGCCGTTATAGGTGCCGCTGCCCTTGTCCTCTTCCTGTGGTTCCGACGAAAGAAGCAACAGAACGAACAAGAAGCCTATCAGGACGATCCCAGTGTTCGAGATAGCTCCTCGGGCATTGCACGACCTGATATGAGCATGGCTGGATCACCTATTGCATCAGCCGCGGCAGGAAGCCGTAACAGCACCTTGCAAGTCGATCCTCGAATGGATCCATTTAAGCAAGGATTGTACGTTCGAAGCGCAAGTCATGAGAGCATCAACACATTGCGAGATGACCACGACTATTCGAGGAGGATTCAAGCACCCAAGGTCCTCCGTGCAACAAACCCCGATCCAACGCCCGAACCTTGA
- a CDS encoding hypothetical protein (EggNog:ENOG41~BUSCO:EOG092605VL) → MPPGKRKRSDRHSVEGGRSSPHRPGDTALGQHDRDDNMARGRGRGPRGPSRRDSSQGQNRGPPNHQQNPSSTQRRPSSSHTPQPPAPPPPPPSAPVIKRPAYAPPPLLRPPSPVRSNYRYNHLTNEKISTWAESGRNAIIQHGKQSREDVDITELSSLFQEFVHAVVEARLPPADAGACVKEILGDETTEIIKDSYAFAPHTLFLDSLSIVMDNEPAIYRPTLREFVLSSGVSSNLMRQVLEAEVLQRIGLIRDNFVKLGIKQATNLLYRQANYNLLREETEGYSKLITELFTTSSVTPPPPEMAEQTFERIKALIGTFDLDVGRVLDVTLDVAAAVLIKQFKFFVKFLRVSSWWPRSHLKFSAAVYVGGLPLWATPDYSQWTTTEDDEKLLEEKKRVRDIAFWDRAREVHMEAFFELGGRQVADSDSQQLTITNGAECDDAAADIERQWVQETKTLPPPGNRTAAQLLGFKLRFYNSNARDQTDVLPANLLYLAALLVKIGFISLTDLYPHLSPADEDMEAIKEKEMKRIEEEERSSRGGPMNALLMAGVLPQGDDDNPNSSNMPRRELPKKVEAETKEAATEAADNKPKLPEPLEQKVALLTQLLTIGAIPESLFILGRFPWIPDVFPEVLERIHRILHHCVDKVFRDSRPVVVGETGCPTKFVPDFDQSGLPKGSVRLSRLTTRKSLRWPFPDKVDTNESQNYRYYWDEWADNIPVCQSVDDIFTLCGTLLNISGVNIGKDEALLTKLARIGAKSLAEDKSEHNLTRWHDLLRRLLMPALSHTKANASAVNAIWELLRHYPMTTRYSMYAEWFEGQISRLPAMKAAFAKATSETRGTMKRVSLTNLSEMAKQLAKTSYSSPGIVFRVAFEQLESYPNLIDAFVECAKYFTDLSYDVLVWSLMSSLGKSRSRTQAEHALTTSKWLQALSRFSGRVFRRYTVLNATPVLQYVNHQLIQGNSTDLIILKELITSMGGIVDSVDFTDLQILSMAGGEYLRRHTLIRGQDKRFENIKSSKRLIQALTESKLAAQLLINLAQYRQAALFQVPDDEAHIKYLSSMIDDSHRILVQYLDLLWSNMDPSTFDDLVPSIPELIHSYGLDPSLAFLIGRASLSHRMHPWKPKKVDEAKEKAQVTQPTDKEGDVSMSDTPAASGGNETPSQEAVQAEEQAGAQNSPAPNTATNSQPSQKSEDSSLIKITLQPIVDAIQNIIRPEIWQTITPELYANFWALQLGDLYCPDKIYRQEKDRLRAEEVAISRDRSDMSRRGQERKVEKRKELMQLQIGLSEENSEHLMRQAKWKIYLNKQFQSSFPEPRAKPDTISDILLEQCFIPRMLLSKADAEYTYKFIKALHEGNAPGFQLMSLYDRLFNANRLRALIFTSTVMEAEYLGRFLKLILEDLSRWHKNATVPNNEKDKSRDQPRLGVYEKEAKGTPDQPRLGFALAFDDNDKPLTFVEHEQFRDLLFRWHKNLNSALRSCLEGTEWMHIRNAITVLKAVLDFFPAIDFMATKFSSLLQTITKQESAAKPSPDSEVGGRVDLSVAAQGAMSELQRRKSKWVMVQAFRPGGAGAAQNEADKTTNLRATAPEFKPGPNKQSRGKQTTAEEEDGEVKDGKDSKNSATDLTKSTSPAKDLLPAKPGSSRDSKRDHTPSGPRNSNNNSGAGAGAGAKHDSRPNTLPERPPHTLPSRPDVPIPAHYAPERFNQSRGHERRDGKEPRDARSRDSREPREPRDARDQREPREPRESRDQRDSRNFDPARPDRSRDFSERRTQDHGRESTRTDGSSRRGEHERDRTRDSKSSRGHDHGRLNETPTPAPTAPAAAVEAPEPHINPERAALFAQDNERARAPDSDRSSRGRKNAPVEPMDTINPERAALMGNRDNTPSRAPRNEPRDHNARGQSPRRGGRYGHESGQPEGGREDRHDRNYPVEHRPSSGRDPRERSPYRGDRPMDREAERSSGPKGRDASSFHGTPSRVPEPEHKPPHQDDSYGRLNSIQNVTEVPYGPSGPRARGRGSNRGHGVPQGLPGRLDGRFVGAEAERPPTPDRPPPTGPAASGRGRRGFDQNNGPVTPSGTPSGPQNRIRNANPSQGLPSPASSNATPAGVHPERLAQIGAQVGAVPPPPPGPPPSHPHGHNHGHNRQSMPGTNTPDRGPGPGQRQTPSSYAGSPAGEPNVPTGPASSNERVRNGGGRRQLAGINSTLQQAQANMPDGSRSNSGRRGHSRQTLGGSDAQVLTGGSPTATPAQERQDPIRNESSSRVPANGDESSGRSEHDRSRRGDRESRPSRPSRRGASRERERDRSPGREREGKEHREYRDRRSGAGEGGREERESRRSNRDQSGAPREPMGPPPTGSRDLVQGREGRHRGDGQSGRSGEDWGGSGRGGGRGGQRDGGLRPEDRRDGREDRGRKRRSEEGVGNLSSEREKRPRR, encoded by the exons ATGCCTCCGGGTAAACGAAAGAGAAGTGATCGCCATTCCGTTGAAGGCGgccgatcttctcctcatcgacCCGGTGATACCGCGCTTGGACAACACGACCGCGACGATAACATGGCTCGTGGTCGTGGCAGAGGGCCTAGAGGTCCCAGCCGACGCGATTCATCTCAAGGTCAAAACCGAGGACCCCCAAATCATCAACAGAACCCTTCATCAACGCAACGACGGCCCAGCTCTTCTCATACACCACAGCCACCggcacctcctcctcctcctccttctgcgCCAGTGATCAAGAGACCTGCTTATGCACCACCGCCGTTGTTGCGACCGCCCTCTCCGGTCCGTTCTAACTATCGCTATAATCATCTTACGAACGAGAAGATTAGCACTTGGGCTGAGAGTGGTCGGAATGCAATCATCCAGCATGGAAAGCAGTCGCGGGAAGATGTTGACATTACGGAGCTGTCAAGCTTGTTCCAAGAGTTCGTGCACGCAGTTGTCGAAGCTCGATTACCACCAGCCGATGCAGGTGCCTGCGTCAAGGAAATTCTTGGTGACGAAACGACGGAGATTATTAAGGATTCATACGCGTTCGCTCCCCACACCTTATTTCTTGACTCCTTGTCCATAGTCATGGATAACGAGCCCGCCATTTACAGGCCGACTCTTCGTGAATTCGTCCTGTCATCTGGCGTGTCGTCCAACCTAATGCGACAAGTGCTCGAAGCTGAAGTTTTGCAGCGGATAGGACTCATTCGAGATAACTTTGTCAAACTAGGTATCAAGCAAGCAACAAACCTTCTATACCGACAAGCCAACTATAACCTGCTCCGCGAGGAGACGGAAGGATATTCAAAGCTCATAACGGAACTTTTCACAACTAGCAGTGTGACTCCCCCTCCTCCCGAAATGGCAGAGCAGACCTTCGAACGAATCAAGGCTCTTATTGGCACATTCGATCTTGACGTCGGCAGAGTATTGGACGTAACCCTCGACGTTGCGGCTGCTGTTCTCATCAAGCAGTTCAAATTCTTTGTCAAATTTTTACGAGTTAGCTCCTGGTGGCCTCGATCTCATCTCAAATTCAGTGCCGCAGTCTATGTTGGTGGCTTACCCTTGTGGGCAACCCCAGACTACTCGCAGTGGACAACgacggaagatgatgagaagctcctggaggagaagaagcgagtTCGAGATATTGCTTTCTGGGATCGAGCTCGGGAAGTTCACATGGAGGCTttctttgagcttggtggtCGACAAGTCGCCGATTCTGACTCGCAACAACTTACAATCACCAACGGCGCCGAGTGCGATGATGCTGCCGCTGATATTGAAAGGCAGTGGGTACAAGAAACCAAAACCCTCCCACCCCCTGGCAACAGAACGGCCGCACAACTACTCGGCTTCAAGTTGCGTTTCTACAACTCCAATGCTCGCGACCAGACAGATGTCCTCCCCGCCAATCTGCTATACTTAGCtgctcttcttgtcaagattgGGTTTATTTCCTTGACCGATCTATACCCGCATCTTTCGCCAGCTGATGAAGACATGGAGGCAATCAAAGaaaaggagatgaagaggatcgaggaggaagaacgaTCTTCTCGTGGCGGTCCGATGAACGCCCTTCTCATGGCTGGTGTCCTGCCCCAAGGCGACGATGATAATCCCAATAGCTCGAATATGCCTAGGCGCGAACTTCCCAAGAAGGTTGAAGCAGAAACGAAGGAGGCTGCCACAGAAGCTGCAGACAACAAGCCAAAACTGCCAGAACCGTTGGAACAAAAAGTGGCATTGCTCACTCAATTATTGACCATCGGAGCTATCCCCGAATCACTATTCATTCTTGGTCGCTTCCCATGGATCCCAGATGTCTTCCCCGAGGTCCTCGAAAGGATTCATCgcattcttcatcattgcGTTGACAAGGTCTTCCGCGACAGCCGACCTGTCGTTGTTGGTGAAACTGGATGCCCAACCAAATTTGTTCCGGATTTCGATCAGTCCGGACTTCCTAAAGGCAGTGTTCGATTGAGCAGATTAACAACCCGCAAGTCTTTGAGGTGGCCATTCCCTGATAAAGTCGACACCAACGAATCCCAAAATTATCGATACTACTGGGACGAGTGGGCCGACAACATCCCTGTTTGCCAGTCCGTGGATGATATCTTCACTCTCTGTGGGACACTTCTCAACATTTCCGGTGTCAATATTGGCAAGGATGAGGCTCTGTTGACCAAGTTGGCCAGAATCGGAGCGAAGAGTCTTGCTGAGGACAAATCAGAGCACAATCTTACCCGATGGCACGATCTACTTCGACGACTACTGATGCCAGCTTTGAGTCATACCAAGGCTAATGCTTCAGCTGTCAACGCTATCTGGGAGCTCTTAAGGCATTACCCCATGACCACTCGCTACTCCATGTACGCCGAATGGTTTGAGGGACAGATTTCTCGATTGCCCGCTATGAAGGCAGCTTTCGCAAAGGCCACATCGGAAACAAGGGGCACCATGAAGCGAGTTTCTCTCACGAACTTGAGCGAAATGGCTAAGCAACTCGCCAAAACCAGTTACTCATCTCCTGGTATCGTTTTCAGGGTTGCTTTCGAGCAATTGGAGTCCTATCCAAATCTGATCGATGCTTTTGTAGAGTGCGCCAAGTACTTTACAGATCTCTCCTACGATGTGCTTGTATGGTCCTTGATGAGCTCTCTTGGCAAATCAAGGAGTCGTACTCAAGCTGAACACGCTCTCACTACCAGCAAATGGTTACAGGCCTTGTCAAGATTCTCTGGCAGAGTCTTTCGACGATACACAGTTCTTAACGCCACACCCGTCCTACAATATGTTAATCATCAGCTCATTCAGGGCAACTCCACCGACCTTATCATTCTAAAGGAGCTCATCACCTCGATGGGCGGTATTGTTGACTCAGTTGATTTCACTGACCTTCAAATTTTATCCATGGCTGGAGGTGAATACCTGCGACGCCATACTCTAATTCGCGGCCAGGACAAGCGAttcgagaacatcaagagTTCGAAACGTCTCATCCAAGCTTTGACGGAGTCCAAACTTGCCGCGCAGTTACTCATTAACCTGGCACAGTACCGACAAGCAGCTCTCTTTCAGGTGCCGGACGATGAAGCCCACATCAAATATCTATCCTCGATGATTGACGATTCGCATCGCATCTTGGTTCAATACCTCGACTTGCTCTGGAGTAACATGGACCCATCGACCTTCGACGACCTTGTTCCCTCGATTCCTGAACTCATCCATTCGTACGGCCTCGACCCTAGTCTGGCTTTTCTGATCGGCAGGGCCAGCCTTTCTCATCGCATGCATCCCtggaagccaaagaaggTCGACGAGGCGAAGGAAAAGGCTCAGGTCACGCAACCTACAGACAAAGAAGGCGATGTTTCAATGTCTGATACGCCTGCTGCTTCCGGCGGCAACGAAACAcccagccaagaagcagTACAGGCTGAAGAACAGGCTGGTGCCCAAAACTCACCAGCACCGAACACAGCAACTAATTCACAACCATCACAGAAGTCGGAAGATTCCTCTCTTATCAAGATAACATTACAGCCGATTGTGGATGCCATCCAAAATATTATCCGTCCTGAGATCTGGCAGACGATCACCCCAGAGCTTTATGCGAACTTTTGGGCTCTTCAGCTAGGTGACCTCTATTGTCCAGACAAAATCTACAGACAGGAGAAAGATCGCCTCAGAGCCGAAGAGGTCGCTATCTCACGAGATCGAAGCGACATGTCAAGGCGTGGACAAGAGCGCAAAGTGGAAAAACGAAAGGAGCTTATGCAGCTCCAGATCGGGCTTTCAGAAGAAAACAGTGAACATCTGATGCGCCAGGCGAAATGGAAAATTTACCTGAACAAGCAGTTCCAATCCTCTTTCCCAGAACCTCGAGCCAAGCCAGACACCATATCCGATATTCTACTCGAGCAATGTTTCATCCCTCGCATGCTTCTCTCCAAGGCCGATGCCGAGTATACATACAAGTTTATCAAGGCACTGCACGAAGGTAATGCCCCGGGCTTCCAGTTGATGTCACTCTACGACCGTCTATTCAACGCCAACCGCCTGAGGGCTCTTATTTTCACATCCACAGTCATGGAGGCTGAGTATCTTGGTcgcttcttgaagctcattCTTGAGGATCTATCGCGTTGGCACAAGAACGCGACGGTTCCCAATAATGAAAAGGACAAGTCAAGAGATCAGCCAAGATTGGGTGTGTATGAGAAAGAGGCCAAGGGAACCCCCGATCAGCCCCGCCTTGGGTTCGCTCTGGCTTTTGACGACAATGACAAGCCACTGACCTTTGTTGAACACGAACAATTCCGTGACTTGCTCTTCCGCTGGCATAAGAACCTCAATAGCGCTCTGCGTTCTTGTTTGGAGGGTACGGAATGGATGCATATTCGAAATGCCATCACAGTTCTGAAGGCGGTCCTCGATTTCTTCCCGGCTATCGACTTTATGGCTACGAAATTTTCAAGCCTTCTCCAAACTATCACCAAGCAAGAGAGTGCTGCCAAACCTTCTCCTGATAGCGAGGTTGGCGGACGTGTCGATCTGTCAGTCGCTGCTCAGGGTGCCATGTCAGAACTTCAGAGGAGGAAATCCAAATGGGTTATGGTCCAGGCTTTCCGCCCTGGTGGT GCTGGCGCTGCTCAGAACGAAGCAGACAAGACGACCAATTTGCGTGCAACTGCGCCAGAATTCAAGCCTGGTCCCAACAA GCAATCAAGGGGGAAGCAAACGActgctgaggaagaagatggagaggtcaaggatggcaaagACTCCAAGAATTCCGCGACAGATCTGACGAAATCCACAAGCCCGGCGAAGGATTTGCTGCCAGCCAAGCCAGGATCGTCTCGGGATTCAAAACGCGACCATACACCATCTGGTCCCCGCAACTCCAATAACAAttctggtgctggtgctggcgcTGGTGCGAAGCACGACTCTCGGCCTAACACGCTTCCGGAACGGCCACCTCATACCCTGCCTAGTCGCCCTGATGTGCCTATTCCTGCGCACTACGCTCCCGAAAGATTTAACCAGTCCCGCGGGCATGAGCGTCGTGATGGTAAAGAGCCCAGAGACGCACGCTCTAGGGATTCTCGTGAGCCTAGGGAACCTCGCGATGCTCGAGATCAACGTGAGCCTAGAGAACCTCGTGAGTCCCGGGATCAGCGCGATTCTCGAAATTTTGATCCTGCTCGTCCTGATCGTTCGCGCGACTTCTCTGAGCGACGAACACAAGATCACGGCCGGGAATCAACTCGAACTGACGGGTCAAGTCGTCGTGGCGAACATGAGCGAGACCGAACTAGAGATTCTAAGAGCAGCAGGGGTCACGACCATGGTCGCTTGAACGAAACACCTACCCCAGCCCCTACGGCTCCCGCTGCAGCTGTCGAGGCACCTGAGCCACATATCAACCCTGAGCGCGCTGCCCTGTTTGCTCAAGACAACGAACGGGCTCGTGCACCGGACTCCGATCGGTCTAGTAGAGGTCGTAAGAACGCTCCCGTAGAGCCAATGGATACAATCAATCCGGAGAGGGCAGCCCTGATGGGTAACAGAGACAACACACCTTCACGCGCCCCTCGGAACGAGCCACGAGATCACAACGCTCGCGGTCAATCTCCTCGACGAGGAGGTCGGTATGGGCATGAGAGTGGCCAGCCTGAAGGTGGACGTGAAGACCGACATGATCGCAACTATCCTGTGGAACACAGGCCTTCTTCCGGAAGAGACCCCCGGGAGCGATCACCGTACCGCGGTGATAGACCAATGGACCGTGAGGCTGAGCGAAGTTCTGGACCCAAGGGTCGCGATGCTTCTAGTTTCCATGGAACTCCTTCTCGAGTTCCCGAGCCTGAGCACAAGCCACCTCATCAAGATGATTCTTATGGACGTCTCAACTCGATACAGAATGTCACTGAGGTCCCTTACGGACCAAGCGGACCAAGAGCCCGTGGACGAGGCTCAAATAGAGGTCATGGTGTGCCTCAAGGCCTGCCAGGTCGACTTGATGGCAGGTTTGTTGGTGCGGAAGCAGAACGCCCTCCTACTCCAGATCGACCACCACCTACTGGTCCGGCGGCGTCAGGCAGAGGAAGACGTGGGTTCGATCAGAACAATGGCCCTGTCACGCCCTCAGGCACGCCAAGCGGCCCCCAAAACCGGATTAGAAACGCAAACCCCAGCCAGGGTCTGCCTTCTCCTGCATCCAGTAATGCTACACCTGCAGGGGTCCATCCAGAGCGTCTAGCACAAATCGGTGCTCAAGTTGGTGCCgtccctccccctcctcctggaCCGCCGCcgtctcatcctcatggCCATAACCATGGTCACAATCGTCAGTCAATGCCTGGAACCAACACTCCCGACCGAGGTCCTGGGCCTGGACAACGACAAACACCTAGCAGCTACGCAGGATCACCAGCTGGTGAGCCTAATGTGCCTACCGGTCCAGCTTCCTCGAACGAACGTGTTCGCAACGGTGGTGGGCGGAGGCAGCTTGCGGGCATCAACAGCACCCTGcaacaagcccaagccaATATGCCGGATGGAAGCCGGAGCAACAGCGGAAGAAGGGGCCATTCACGCCAAACCCTTGGCGGTTCTGATGCTCAGGTCTTGACTGGAGGTTCCCCCACCGCTACACCGGCTCAAGAACGACAAGATCCTATCAGGAACGAATCGTCAAGCCGGGTGCCCGCCAATGGAGATGAAAGCTCAGGTCGTAGCGAGCATGACCGAAGTCGCCGAGGTGACCGTGAGAGTCGGCCCAGCCGCCCTTCGCGTCGAGGAGCTAGTCGTGAACGAGAGCGAGATCGTAGTCCAGGTCGAGAACGCGAGGGCAAGGAACATCGCGAATATCGGGACCGTCGATCAGGAGCTGGCGAAGGtggcagagaagagagggaatCTAGGAGATCTAACAGAGATCAAAGCGGTGCCCCACGAGAGCCTATGGGCCCTCCTCCAACAGGTAGTAGAGACCTGGTTCAAGGTCGGGAAGGACGACATAGAGGTGATGGTCAAAGCGGCCGAAGTGGTGAGGATTGGGGGGGCAGCGGTAGAGGAGGCGGTCGTGGAGGACAGCGTGATGGAGGGCTGCGACCGGAGGATCGCCGTGATGGACGAGAGGATCGTGGAcgcaagagaagaagcgaagaaGGAGTCGGAAACTTATCGAGTGAACGTGAGAAGCGGCCTCGGCGATGA